A genomic window from Vitis riparia cultivar Riparia Gloire de Montpellier isolate 1030 chromosome 18, EGFV_Vit.rip_1.0, whole genome shotgun sequence includes:
- the LOC117906062 gene encoding uncharacterized protein LOC117906062 has protein sequence MASSWRRSLGNMRSFIGNCMGGLRGGSNLASWVVAGTLAYFLWVKPSQELRREQEERAALAAASDPYRYVEKRKPIPDPQETGLIYGNKNRTNKSQD, from the exons ATGGCGAGCAGTTGGAGAAGAAGTTTGGGAAACATGAGGTCGTTCATTGGGAACTGCATGGGAGGTCTTAGAGGAGGAAGCAACCTGGCTTCTTGGGTTGTGGCCGGAACCCTAGCCTACTTTCTCTGGGTCAAGCCCTCCCAAGAACTCAGGAGAGAGCAGGAG GAAAGGGCAGCTTTGGCTGCAGCTTCAGATCCTTACCGTTATGTTGAGAAACGAAAACCCATCCCTGATCCTCAG GAAACTGGTTTAATATATGGAAACAAGAACAGAACTAATAAGTCTCAGGATTGA
- the LOC117906950 gene encoding 3-hydroxy-3-methylglutaryl-coenzyme A reductase 1, translating into MDVRRRPPRPPRVTADATLESERHHRLKPTGAVDGPPSPPTPKASDALPLPLYLTNGIFFTLFFSVAYYLLHRWRDKIRTHTPLHVVTLSEIAAIVSLIASFIYLLGFFGIDFVQSFISRASHDAWDVDDDAPNHFIIDEDRRRGPCPASIECPVPPITAIASPSKMVDPAPVKLPEEDEEIVKLVVSGTIPSYSLESKLGDCKRAASIRREALQRLTGKSLLELPFEGFDYQAILGQCCEMPVGYVQIPVGIAGPLLLDGLEYSVPMATTEGCLVASTNRGCKAIYVSGGATSMVLRDGMTRAPVVRFATAKRAAELKFFLENPENFETLSVIFNRSSRFARLQSIQCAMAGKNLYIRFSCSTGDAMGMNMVSKGVQNVLDFLQNDFPDMDVIGISGNFCSDKKPAAVNWIEGRGKSVVCEAVIKEDVVRKVLKTNIAALVELNMLKNLAGSAVAGALGGFNAHAGNIVSAIFIATGQDPAQNVESCHCITMMEAVNDGKDLHISVTMPSVEVGTVGGGTQLPSQSACLNLLGVKGASKESPGSNSKLLATIIAGSVLAGELSLMSAIAAGQLVKSHMKYNRSSKDVSKVAS; encoded by the exons ATGGATGTTCGCCGTCGGCCTCCTAGGCCACCGCGTGTGACGGCGGATGCCACTCTTGAAAGTGAGCGGCACCACCGGCTGAAGCCGACGGGGGCCGTGGACGGGCCACCTTCTCCTCCGACTCCAAAAGCCTCGGATGCACTGCCTCTTCCTCTCTACCTCACCAACGGCATTTTCTTCACCCTCTTTTTCTCTGTCGCGTACTACCTCCTCCACCGGTGGCGCGACAAGATCCGAACGCACACTCCGCTCCACGTCGTTACTCTCTCCGAAATCGCCGCTATTGTTTCTCTGATCGCATCCTTCATCTATCTCCTGGGTTTCTTCGGCATCGATTTTGTACAATCTTTCATTTCGCGTGCTTCTCACGACGCCTGGGACGTGGACGACGATGCTCCTAATCATTTCATCATCGATGAAGATCGCCGCCGCGGGCCGTGCCCTGCCTCCATAGAATGTCCCGTGCCTCCGATCACCGCCATTGCATCTCCGTCGAAAATGGTAGATCCGGCGCCGGTTAAATTGCCCGAAGAGGACGAGGAAATCGTTAAATTAGTAGTTTCCGGGACGATTCCGTCGTACTCGCTCGAATCGAAGCTCGGAGACTGTAAGCGCGCGGCGTCGATTCGCCGTGAGGCGCTGCAGAGACTGACAGGCAAGTCGCTTCTGGAACTGCCGTTTGAAGGATTTGATTACCAAGCAATTTTAGGGCAGTGCTGTGAGATGCCAGTCGGATACGTGCAAATTCCCGTGGGGATCGCCGGACCGTTGTTACTTGACGGGTTAGAGTATTCGGTGCCGATGGCGACGACGGAAGGGTGTTTGGTAGCCAGTACCAACAGAGGTTGTAAGGCGATCTATGTGTCTGGTGGAGCAACGAGCATGGTGTTGAGAGATGGGATGACGAGAGCCCCAGTGGTGAGGTTCGCGACAGCAAAGAGGGCTGCAGAATTGAAGTTTTTCTTGGAGAATCCGGAAAATTTCGAGACTTTGTCAGTCATTTTTAACAG ATCGAGTAGATTTGCAAGGCTGCAAAGTATTCAATGTGCTATGGCTGGGAAGAATCTTTACATAAGATTTAGCTGCAGCACTGGTGATGCAATGGGCATGAACATGGTTTCGAAAGGGGTTCAAAATGTCCTGGATTTCCTTCAAAATGACTTCCCAGACATGGATGTTATTGGCATCTCTG GAAATTTTTGTTCAGACAAGAAACCAGCTGCTGTAAACTGGATTGAAGGGCGTGGTAAGTCCGTGGTTTGTGAGGCAGTCATCAAGGAGGATGTGGTAAGGAAGGTGTTGAAAACAAACATAGCAGCCCTGGTAGAGCTTAACATGCTCAAGAACCTTGCTGGTTCTGCGGTTGCTGGTGCTCTGGGTGGATTTAATGCCCATGCTGGCAACATTGTGTCTGCAATATTTATAGCCACTGGCCAGGATCCGGCCCAAAATGTTGAGAGTTGCCACTGCATTACAATGATGGAAGCTGTTAATGATGGGAAGGATCTTCACATCTCTGTGACCATGCCTTCTGTCGag GTGGGAACAGTTGGAGGTGGGACTCAACTTCCATCTCAATCTGCTTGTCTAAACCTACTGGGCGTAAAGGGTGCAAGCAAAGAGTCACCAGGATCAAACTCAAAGCTGTTGGCCACCATCATAGCCGGTTCAGTTTTGGCCGGGGAGCTCTCCTTAATGTCTGCCATTGCAGCCGGACAGCTTGTCAAGAGCCACATGAAATACAATAGATCCAGCAAAGACGTGTCCAAAGTTGCCTCTTAG
- the LOC117907964 gene encoding cinnamoyl-CoA reductase 2-like, with translation MAEKGRVCVTGAGGYIASWVVKLLLSKGYIVHGTVRDPSDEKNAHLKKLEKASENLKLFKADLLEYGALCSAFEGCDGVFHTASPVPPTTVANPEVELMEPAVKGTLNVLKACAEAKVKRVVVVSSGASVIMNPRWPKGKVMDETCWSDKEYCRATKNWYCLSKTEAESVAFEYAKTSGLDVVTVCPTLVLGPILQSTINASSLVLIKILKEGYETLENKFRMIVDVRDVAEALLITYEKPEAEGRYICTAHMIKARDLVEKLRSIYPNYNYPKNFTEVEEVENLSSEKLQKLGWSYRPLEESLVDSIKSYKEAGILD, from the exons ATGGCGGAGAAGGGCAGAGTGTGTGTGACAGGCGCAGGAGGGTACATTGCTTCATGGGTCGTTAAGCTTCTTCTCTCCAAGGGCTACATTGTCCATGGAACTGTTAGAGATCCCA GTGATGAAAAGAATGCTCATTTGAAGAAACTTGAGAAAGCATCTGAGAACCTGAAACTCTTTAAGGCAGACTTGCTGGAGTACGGAGCTCTTTGTTCTGCCTTTGAAGGATGTGATGGAGTGTTCCATACTGCCAGTCCCGTCCCCCCTACAACTGTAGCAAATCCCGAG GTAGAATTAATGGAGCCTGCTGTGAAGGGCACACTTAATGTACTTAAGGCATGTGCTGAAGCAAAAGTTAAACGGGTTGTTGTTGTGTCCTCTGGAGCTTCTGTTATCATGAATCCTAGGTGGCCCAAGGGTAAAGTAATGGACGAGACTTGCTGGTCTGATAAAGAATATTGCCGAGCAACTAAG AATTGGTATTGTCTTTCTAAAACAGAAGCAGAAAGTGTGGCCTTTGAGTATGCGAAAACAAGTGGGCTTGATGTTGTTACGGTTTGCCCTACCCTCGTTCTAGGGCCAATCCTGCAGTCCACTATCAATGCAAGTAGCTTGGTCctcattaaaattttgaaag AAGGATACGAGACACTGGAAAACAAGTTTCGGATGATTGTAGACGTACGCGATGTTGCTGAAGCTCTACTTATCACATATGAGAAGCCTGAAGCTGAAGGAAGATACATATGCACAGCACACATGATCAAGGCGCGGGATTTGGTGGAGAAGCTAAGGAGCATTTATCCCAACTACAATTATCCGAAGAA TTTTACAGAGGTAGAGGAAGTGGAAAATCTGAGCTCAGAGAAACTGCAGAAGTTGGGATGGAGTTACAGGCCGCTGGAAGAATCCCTAGTCGACTCCATCAAAAGCTACAAGGAGGCTGGCATCTTGGATTAG
- the LOC117906064 gene encoding cinnamoyl-CoA reductase 2-like isoform X1, translated as MERKAEKERVCVTGAGGYIASWVVKFLLSKGYIVHGTVRDPSDEKNSHLKKLEKALENLQLFKTDLLDYEGLCAAFAGCSGVLHVASPVPIGPISNPENFTQEELIEPAVVGTRNVLSACEKAKVKKVVVVSSAGAVAVTPNRPKDRPMDEECWSDLEYCKATQNYYCLAKTIAESEALEHTKKSELNIVTVCPSFVFGPMLQSTMNGSCLLLLSFMKDGGESVKNIVYPVVDVRDVAESILLAYENPDAVGRYICSAHSIQAQALAEKLKSMYPNYNYPKSYIEDEKDVELSSEKLQSLGWKYRPLEETLVDAVRNYEENGFLVEH; from the exons ATGGAAAGGAAGGCAGAGAAGGAGAGAGTGTGCGTGACTGGTGCAGGAGGGTATATAGCTTCGTGGGTCGTCAAGTTTCTCCTCTCAAAGGGTTATATTGTTCATGGAACGGTCAGAGACCCAA GTGATGAAAAGAACAGCCATCTAAAGAAATTGGAGAAGGCTTTGGAGAATCTTCAACTTTTTAAGACAGATTTGCTGGACTATGAAGGCCTTTGCGCTGCCTTTGCTGGATGCTCTGGGGTTCTCCATGTTGCCAGCCCAGTCCCTATTGGCCCAATATCTAACCCTGAG AATTTTACCCAGGAGGAACTGATTGAACCAGCTGTAGTGGGCACACGTAATGTCTTAAGCGCATGTGAGAAGGCCAAAGTGAAGAAAGTTGTGGTTGTTTCATCCGCTGGTGCTGTCGCCGTCACCCCCAACAGGCCTAAGGATCGGCCCATGGACGAAGAGTGTTGGTCTGACCTTGAATATTGCAAGGCAACTCAG AATTATTATTGCCTTGCCAAAACAATAGCAGAGAGTGAAGCCCTGGAGCATACAAAGAAAAGTGAGCTCAACATTGTAACAGTTTGTCCATCCTTTGTATTCGGGCCAATGCTGCAATCCACAATGAATGGCAGCTGCTTGCTTCTCCTATCATTTATGAAAG ATGGTGGCGAATCAgtgaaaaatattgtttatccTGTTGTTGATGTGCGCGATGTGGCTGAATCAATTCTGCTGGCATATGAGAACCCTGATGCAGTGGGAAGATACATATGCTCAGCACACTCAATCCAAGCTCAAGCTTTAGCAGAGAAGTTGAAGAGCATGTATCCTAACTACAACTACCCTAAAAG TTACATTGAAGATGAGaaggatgttgagttaagttCAGAGAAGTTGCAGAGTCTGGGATGGAAGTATAGGCCGTTGGAAGAGACACTTGTGGATGCAGTTAGAAACTATGAAGAGAATGGCTTCTTGGTTGAACACTAG
- the LOC117906064 gene encoding cinnamoyl-CoA reductase 2-like isoform X2 — MERKAEKERVCVTGAGGYIASWVVKFLLSKGYIVHGTVRDPSDEKNSHLKKLEKALENLQLFKTDLLDYEGLCAAFAGCSGVLHVASPVPIGPISNPEEELIEPAVVGTRNVLSACEKAKVKKVVVVSSAGAVAVTPNRPKDRPMDEECWSDLEYCKATQNYYCLAKTIAESEALEHTKKSELNIVTVCPSFVFGPMLQSTMNGSCLLLLSFMKDGGESVKNIVYPVVDVRDVAESILLAYENPDAVGRYICSAHSIQAQALAEKLKSMYPNYNYPKSYIEDEKDVELSSEKLQSLGWKYRPLEETLVDAVRNYEENGFLVEH, encoded by the exons ATGGAAAGGAAGGCAGAGAAGGAGAGAGTGTGCGTGACTGGTGCAGGAGGGTATATAGCTTCGTGGGTCGTCAAGTTTCTCCTCTCAAAGGGTTATATTGTTCATGGAACGGTCAGAGACCCAA GTGATGAAAAGAACAGCCATCTAAAGAAATTGGAGAAGGCTTTGGAGAATCTTCAACTTTTTAAGACAGATTTGCTGGACTATGAAGGCCTTTGCGCTGCCTTTGCTGGATGCTCTGGGGTTCTCCATGTTGCCAGCCCAGTCCCTATTGGCCCAATATCTAACCCTGAG GAGGAACTGATTGAACCAGCTGTAGTGGGCACACGTAATGTCTTAAGCGCATGTGAGAAGGCCAAAGTGAAGAAAGTTGTGGTTGTTTCATCCGCTGGTGCTGTCGCCGTCACCCCCAACAGGCCTAAGGATCGGCCCATGGACGAAGAGTGTTGGTCTGACCTTGAATATTGCAAGGCAACTCAG AATTATTATTGCCTTGCCAAAACAATAGCAGAGAGTGAAGCCCTGGAGCATACAAAGAAAAGTGAGCTCAACATTGTAACAGTTTGTCCATCCTTTGTATTCGGGCCAATGCTGCAATCCACAATGAATGGCAGCTGCTTGCTTCTCCTATCATTTATGAAAG ATGGTGGCGAATCAgtgaaaaatattgtttatccTGTTGTTGATGTGCGCGATGTGGCTGAATCAATTCTGCTGGCATATGAGAACCCTGATGCAGTGGGAAGATACATATGCTCAGCACACTCAATCCAAGCTCAAGCTTTAGCAGAGAAGTTGAAGAGCATGTATCCTAACTACAACTACCCTAAAAG TTACATTGAAGATGAGaaggatgttgagttaagttCAGAGAAGTTGCAGAGTCTGGGATGGAAGTATAGGCCGTTGGAAGAGACACTTGTGGATGCAGTTAGAAACTATGAAGAGAATGGCTTCTTGGTTGAACACTAG
- the LOC117907514 gene encoding cinnamoyl-CoA reductase 2-like isoform X1 → MLKSACRCISNFAAYSPRHHHRKKRDWRGEKVWSDLIMAEKGKVCVTGAGGYVASWVVKLLLSKGYIVHGTVREPSDGKYSHLKKLEKASENLKLFKADLLEYNTLCSAIAGCDGVFHVASPVPPTTVVPNPEVELMEPAVKGTLNVLKACTEAKVKRVVVVSSGSAVMRNPRWPKGKVKDETCWSDKEYCRTTENWYCLSKTEAETEALEYAKKSGLDVVRVCPTLVLGPILQSTINASSLVLIKLLKEGYESLENKHRMIVDARDVAEALLLAYEQPEAEGRYICTAHMIKMQDLVENLRSIYPYYNYPKNFTEGEETENLSSEKLQRLGWNYRPLEETLVDSIKSYKEAGILD, encoded by the exons ATGCTTAAATCAGCTTGTCGTTGTATTTCAAATTTTGCGGCATATAGCCCACGTCACCATCATAGGAAGAAAAGGGATTGGAGAGGTGAGAAGGTGTGGAGTGATTTGATAATGGCGGAGAAGGGCAAAGTGTGTGTAACAGGCGCAGGAGGGTACGTTGCTTCATGGGTCGTCAAGCTTCTTCTCTCCAAGGGCTACATCGTCCATGGAACCGTTAGAGAACCCA GTGATGGAAAGTACTCTCATTTGAAGAAACTTGAGAAGGCATCTGAGAACCTGAAACTCTTTAAGGCAGACTTGCTGGAGTACAACACGCTTTGTTCTGCCATTGCAGGATGCGATGGAGTGTTTCATGTCGCCAGTCCCGTCCCCCCTACCACTGTAGTACCAAATCCTGAG GTAGAACTAATGGAGCCTGCTGTGAAGGGCACACTTAATGTACTGAAGGCATGTACTGAAGCAAAAGTTAAACGGGTTGTTGTTGTGTCCTCTGGATCTGCTGTCATGAGGAATCCTAGGTGGCCCAAGGGTAAAGTGAAGGATGAGACTTGCTGGTCTGACAAAGAATATTGCCGAACAACTGAG AATTGGTATTGTCTTTCTAAAACAGAAGCAGAAACCGAGGCCCTTGAGTATGCCAAAAAAAGTGGGCTTGATGTTGTGAGAGTTTGCCCTACCCTCGTTCTAGGGCCAATCCTGCAGTCCACAATCAATGCAAGTAGTTTGGTCCTCATTAAACTTTTGAAAG AAGGATATGAGTCACTGGAAAACAAGCATCGCATGATAGTAGACGCACGTGATGTAGCTGAAGCTCTGCTTCTTGCTTATGAGCAGCCCGAAGCTGAAGGAAGATACATATGCACAGCACACATGATCAAGATGCAGGATTTGGTGGAGAATTTAAGGAGCATTTACCCCTATTACAATTATCCAAAGAA TTTTACAGAGGGAGAGGAAACAGAGAACCTGAGCTCAGAGAAACTGCAGAGATTGGGATGGAATTACAGGCCACTGGAAGAAACCCTAGTTGACTCGATCAAAAGCTACAAAGAGGCTGGCATCTTGGATTAG
- the LOC117907514 gene encoding cinnamoyl-CoA reductase 2-like isoform X4, with the protein MLKSACRCISNFAAYSPRHHHRKKRDWRGEKVWSDLIMAEKGKVCVTGAGGYVASWVVKLLLSKGYIVHGTVELMEPAVKGTLNVLKACTEAKVKRVVVVSSGSAVMRNPRWPKGKVKDETCWSDKEYCRTTENWYCLSKTEAETEALEYAKKSGLDVVRVCPTLVLGPILQSTINASSLVLIKLLKEGYESLENKHRMIVDARDVAEALLLAYEQPEAEGRYICTAHMIKMQDLVENLRSIYPYYNYPKNFTEGEETENLSSEKLQRLGWNYRPLEETLVDSIKSYKEAGILD; encoded by the exons ATGCTTAAATCAGCTTGTCGTTGTATTTCAAATTTTGCGGCATATAGCCCACGTCACCATCATAGGAAGAAAAGGGATTGGAGAGGTGAGAAGGTGTGGAGTGATTTGATAATGGCGGAGAAGGGCAAAGTGTGTGTAACAGGCGCAGGAGGGTACGTTGCTTCATGGGTCGTCAAGCTTCTTCTCTCCAAGGGCTACATCGTCCATGGAACC GTAGAACTAATGGAGCCTGCTGTGAAGGGCACACTTAATGTACTGAAGGCATGTACTGAAGCAAAAGTTAAACGGGTTGTTGTTGTGTCCTCTGGATCTGCTGTCATGAGGAATCCTAGGTGGCCCAAGGGTAAAGTGAAGGATGAGACTTGCTGGTCTGACAAAGAATATTGCCGAACAACTGAG AATTGGTATTGTCTTTCTAAAACAGAAGCAGAAACCGAGGCCCTTGAGTATGCCAAAAAAAGTGGGCTTGATGTTGTGAGAGTTTGCCCTACCCTCGTTCTAGGGCCAATCCTGCAGTCCACAATCAATGCAAGTAGTTTGGTCCTCATTAAACTTTTGAAAG AAGGATATGAGTCACTGGAAAACAAGCATCGCATGATAGTAGACGCACGTGATGTAGCTGAAGCTCTGCTTCTTGCTTATGAGCAGCCCGAAGCTGAAGGAAGATACATATGCACAGCACACATGATCAAGATGCAGGATTTGGTGGAGAATTTAAGGAGCATTTACCCCTATTACAATTATCCAAAGAA TTTTACAGAGGGAGAGGAAACAGAGAACCTGAGCTCAGAGAAACTGCAGAGATTGGGATGGAATTACAGGCCACTGGAAGAAACCCTAGTTGACTCGATCAAAAGCTACAAAGAGGCTGGCATCTTGGATTAG
- the LOC117907514 gene encoding cinnamoyl-CoA reductase 2-like isoform X2, with amino-acid sequence MLKSACRCISNFAAYSPRHHHRKKRDWRGEKVWSDLIMAEKGKVCVTGAGGYVASWVVKLLLSKGYIVHGTVREPMLLQVELMEPAVKGTLNVLKACTEAKVKRVVVVSSGSAVMRNPRWPKGKVKDETCWSDKEYCRTTENWYCLSKTEAETEALEYAKKSGLDVVRVCPTLVLGPILQSTINASSLVLIKLLKEGYESLENKHRMIVDARDVAEALLLAYEQPEAEGRYICTAHMIKMQDLVENLRSIYPYYNYPKNFTEGEETENLSSEKLQRLGWNYRPLEETLVDSIKSYKEAGILD; translated from the exons ATGCTTAAATCAGCTTGTCGTTGTATTTCAAATTTTGCGGCATATAGCCCACGTCACCATCATAGGAAGAAAAGGGATTGGAGAGGTGAGAAGGTGTGGAGTGATTTGATAATGGCGGAGAAGGGCAAAGTGTGTGTAACAGGCGCAGGAGGGTACGTTGCTTCATGGGTCGTCAAGCTTCTTCTCTCCAAGGGCTACATCGTCCATGGAACCGTTAGAGAACCCA tGCTTTTGCAGGTAGAACTAATGGAGCCTGCTGTGAAGGGCACACTTAATGTACTGAAGGCATGTACTGAAGCAAAAGTTAAACGGGTTGTTGTTGTGTCCTCTGGATCTGCTGTCATGAGGAATCCTAGGTGGCCCAAGGGTAAAGTGAAGGATGAGACTTGCTGGTCTGACAAAGAATATTGCCGAACAACTGAG AATTGGTATTGTCTTTCTAAAACAGAAGCAGAAACCGAGGCCCTTGAGTATGCCAAAAAAAGTGGGCTTGATGTTGTGAGAGTTTGCCCTACCCTCGTTCTAGGGCCAATCCTGCAGTCCACAATCAATGCAAGTAGTTTGGTCCTCATTAAACTTTTGAAAG AAGGATATGAGTCACTGGAAAACAAGCATCGCATGATAGTAGACGCACGTGATGTAGCTGAAGCTCTGCTTCTTGCTTATGAGCAGCCCGAAGCTGAAGGAAGATACATATGCACAGCACACATGATCAAGATGCAGGATTTGGTGGAGAATTTAAGGAGCATTTACCCCTATTACAATTATCCAAAGAA TTTTACAGAGGGAGAGGAAACAGAGAACCTGAGCTCAGAGAAACTGCAGAGATTGGGATGGAATTACAGGCCACTGGAAGAAACCCTAGTTGACTCGATCAAAAGCTACAAAGAGGCTGGCATCTTGGATTAG
- the LOC117907514 gene encoding cinnamoyl-CoA reductase 2-like isoform X3: MGRQASSLQGLHRPWNRDGKYSHLKKLEKASENLKLFKADLLEYNTLCSAIAGCDGVFHVASPVPPTTVVPNPEVELMEPAVKGTLNVLKACTEAKVKRVVVVSSGSAVMRNPRWPKGKVKDETCWSDKEYCRTTENWYCLSKTEAETEALEYAKKSGLDVVRVCPTLVLGPILQSTINASSLVLIKLLKEGYESLENKHRMIVDARDVAEALLLAYEQPEAEGRYICTAHMIKMQDLVENLRSIYPYYNYPKNFTEGEETENLSSEKLQRLGWNYRPLEETLVDSIKSYKEAGILD, from the exons ATGGGTCGTCAAGCTTCTTCTCTCCAAGGGCTACATCGTCCATGGAACC GTGATGGAAAGTACTCTCATTTGAAGAAACTTGAGAAGGCATCTGAGAACCTGAAACTCTTTAAGGCAGACTTGCTGGAGTACAACACGCTTTGTTCTGCCATTGCAGGATGCGATGGAGTGTTTCATGTCGCCAGTCCCGTCCCCCCTACCACTGTAGTACCAAATCCTGAG GTAGAACTAATGGAGCCTGCTGTGAAGGGCACACTTAATGTACTGAAGGCATGTACTGAAGCAAAAGTTAAACGGGTTGTTGTTGTGTCCTCTGGATCTGCTGTCATGAGGAATCCTAGGTGGCCCAAGGGTAAAGTGAAGGATGAGACTTGCTGGTCTGACAAAGAATATTGCCGAACAACTGAG AATTGGTATTGTCTTTCTAAAACAGAAGCAGAAACCGAGGCCCTTGAGTATGCCAAAAAAAGTGGGCTTGATGTTGTGAGAGTTTGCCCTACCCTCGTTCTAGGGCCAATCCTGCAGTCCACAATCAATGCAAGTAGTTTGGTCCTCATTAAACTTTTGAAAG AAGGATATGAGTCACTGGAAAACAAGCATCGCATGATAGTAGACGCACGTGATGTAGCTGAAGCTCTGCTTCTTGCTTATGAGCAGCCCGAAGCTGAAGGAAGATACATATGCACAGCACACATGATCAAGATGCAGGATTTGGTGGAGAATTTAAGGAGCATTTACCCCTATTACAATTATCCAAAGAA TTTTACAGAGGGAGAGGAAACAGAGAACCTGAGCTCAGAGAAACTGCAGAGATTGGGATGGAATTACAGGCCACTGGAAGAAACCCTAGTTGACTCGATCAAAAGCTACAAAGAGGCTGGCATCTTGGATTAG
- the LOC117907514 gene encoding cinnamoyl-CoA reductase 2-like isoform X5 translates to MKRRGDGKYSHLKKLEKASENLKLFKADLLEYNTLCSAIAGCDGVFHVASPVPPTTVVPNPEVELMEPAVKGTLNVLKACTEAKVKRVVVVSSGSAVMRNPRWPKGKVKDETCWSDKEYCRTTENWYCLSKTEAETEALEYAKKSGLDVVRVCPTLVLGPILQSTINASSLVLIKLLKEGYESLENKHRMIVDARDVAEALLLAYEQPEAEGRYICTAHMIKMQDLVENLRSIYPYYNYPKNFTEGEETENLSSEKLQRLGWNYRPLEETLVDSIKSYKEAGILD, encoded by the exons ATGAAAAGAAGAG GTGATGGAAAGTACTCTCATTTGAAGAAACTTGAGAAGGCATCTGAGAACCTGAAACTCTTTAAGGCAGACTTGCTGGAGTACAACACGCTTTGTTCTGCCATTGCAGGATGCGATGGAGTGTTTCATGTCGCCAGTCCCGTCCCCCCTACCACTGTAGTACCAAATCCTGAG GTAGAACTAATGGAGCCTGCTGTGAAGGGCACACTTAATGTACTGAAGGCATGTACTGAAGCAAAAGTTAAACGGGTTGTTGTTGTGTCCTCTGGATCTGCTGTCATGAGGAATCCTAGGTGGCCCAAGGGTAAAGTGAAGGATGAGACTTGCTGGTCTGACAAAGAATATTGCCGAACAACTGAG AATTGGTATTGTCTTTCTAAAACAGAAGCAGAAACCGAGGCCCTTGAGTATGCCAAAAAAAGTGGGCTTGATGTTGTGAGAGTTTGCCCTACCCTCGTTCTAGGGCCAATCCTGCAGTCCACAATCAATGCAAGTAGTTTGGTCCTCATTAAACTTTTGAAAG AAGGATATGAGTCACTGGAAAACAAGCATCGCATGATAGTAGACGCACGTGATGTAGCTGAAGCTCTGCTTCTTGCTTATGAGCAGCCCGAAGCTGAAGGAAGATACATATGCACAGCACACATGATCAAGATGCAGGATTTGGTGGAGAATTTAAGGAGCATTTACCCCTATTACAATTATCCAAAGAA TTTTACAGAGGGAGAGGAAACAGAGAACCTGAGCTCAGAGAAACTGCAGAGATTGGGATGGAATTACAGGCCACTGGAAGAAACCCTAGTTGACTCGATCAAAAGCTACAAAGAGGCTGGCATCTTGGATTAG